Proteins encoded together in one bacterium window:
- a CDS encoding DHH family phosphoesterase, translated as MRGDLSAICRVLREKDRFLVACHENPEGDAIGSELALALALRRMGKAATVLNADPVPANLLFLPGADTVVFEEDGSKYDVAIVVDCGSPERTGRVGGELRKCPLLVNIDHHRTNGDLGELSLVDPDAAATGLLIHRVLSAMGFEIGLDVATNIYVAVLTDTGSFHYGSSSPEAFEVAGEMVRRGVDPWSVAEQVYETQSALRLRLLGRVLDSLEVSSDGRVACITTMREDLREFACGKDALEGFINYPRSIVGVEVAVSFREEEGGVFRVSFRSKGRVDVSAVAARFGGGGHHNAAGCTVQGDLAGVKKRVLTAVSS; from the coding sequence ATGAGGGGTGATCTCTCCGCGATCTGCCGGGTCCTGCGGGAAAAGGACCGTTTTCTCGTCGCCTGCCATGAAAATCCGGAAGGTGACGCGATCGGGTCCGAGCTGGCGCTCGCCCTCGCCCTGCGGAGGATGGGCAAGGCCGCGACGGTGCTGAACGCCGACCCGGTTCCCGCCAACCTTCTCTTCCTTCCGGGGGCCGACACGGTCGTCTTCGAGGAGGACGGTTCGAAGTACGACGTGGCGATCGTGGTGGATTGCGGCTCTCCGGAGCGGACGGGTCGCGTGGGCGGGGAGCTGCGGAAGTGCCCCCTGCTGGTCAACATCGACCACCACCGGACGAACGGCGATCTCGGGGAACTCTCCCTGGTCGATCCCGACGCCGCGGCGACGGGGCTCCTCATCCACCGCGTCCTCTCGGCGATGGGATTCGAGATCGGCCTCGACGTGGCGACCAACATCTACGTCGCCGTCCTTACCGACACCGGGTCGTTCCATTACGGGAGTTCTTCGCCGGAAGCGTTCGAGGTCGCCGGGGAGATGGTCCGCCGGGGAGTCGATCCGTGGTCCGTGGCGGAGCAGGTGTACGAGACGCAGAGCGCCCTTCGTCTCCGCCTGCTCGGCCGGGTGCTCGATTCCCTCGAGGTTTCCTCCGACGGAAGGGTGGCCTGCATCACCACGATGCGGGAAGACCTGCGGGAGTTCGCCTGCGGGAAAGATGCCCTCGAGGGATTCATCAACTACCCCCGCTCCATCGTCGGGGTCGAAGTCGCCGTCTCCTTCCGCGAGGAGGAGGGGGGCGTCTTCCGCGTGAGCTTCCGCTCCAAGGGGCGCGTCGATGTCTCCGCGGTCGCCGCCCGGTTCGGCGGGGGAGGACACCACAATGCCGCCGGATGCACGGTCCAGGGGGATCTCGCCGGGGTGAAGAAGCGGGTTCTAACGGCCGTGTCGTCGTGA
- the purB gene encoding adenylosuccinate lyase, whose product MIERYTRPEMAAIWQDENRFRIWLDIEILAMEAMVLQGWIPADALARVREKATFDVARINEIEKKVKHDVIAFLTSVAEHIGDDSRFLHVGMTSSDVLDTAFAVQMRQALTLLIREAEAVFDVLKTRALEHRGTVMIGRTHGIHAEPVTFGWKMALWADEVRRDIARLVRARDVISVGKISGAVGTFANIDPSVEEFVCRKLRLSPAPASTQVIQRDRHAEVFAALAITASSLDKFSTEIRHLQRTEVLEVEEYFSAGQKGSSAMPHKRNPILSENISGLSRLLRGYSVTAMENMALWHERDISHSSAERVIAPDATILLHFALGRFRGMMEKLLVYPDRMRKNLESTHGLLYSQRVLLALAAKGFSRETAYEVVQRSAMKSWKTGRPLATLLWKDKDVRAALSKKEFDALFDIDYYLKNIDGIIDRVFARKGRKA is encoded by the coding sequence GTGATCGAACGGTACACGCGGCCGGAGATGGCGGCCATCTGGCAGGACGAGAACCGGTTCCGGATCTGGCTCGACATCGAGATCCTCGCCATGGAGGCGATGGTCCTTCAGGGGTGGATCCCCGCGGACGCCCTCGCCCGGGTCCGGGAAAAGGCGACCTTCGACGTCGCGCGGATCAACGAGATCGAGAAAAAGGTAAAGCACGACGTCATCGCCTTCCTGACCTCCGTGGCCGAGCATATCGGCGACGACTCCCGCTTCCTCCACGTGGGGATGACCAGCTCCGACGTGCTGGACACCGCCTTCGCCGTCCAGATGCGGCAGGCCCTCACGCTATTGATCCGCGAGGCGGAAGCCGTCTTCGACGTCCTGAAGACCCGCGCGCTCGAGCATCGGGGCACCGTGATGATCGGCAGGACGCACGGCATCCACGCCGAGCCGGTGACGTTCGGGTGGAAGATGGCGCTGTGGGCCGACGAGGTGCGCCGGGACATCGCCCGCCTCGTCCGCGCGCGCGACGTGATCTCCGTGGGGAAGATCTCCGGGGCGGTGGGCACCTTCGCCAACATCGATCCCTCCGTGGAAGAGTTCGTCTGCCGGAAGCTCCGGCTCTCGCCCGCCCCCGCCTCCACCCAGGTGATCCAGCGGGACCGGCACGCCGAGGTGTTCGCCGCCCTCGCCATCACAGCCTCGTCCCTCGACAAGTTCTCCACGGAGATCCGCCACCTGCAGCGGACCGAGGTCCTCGAGGTGGAAGAGTACTTCTCCGCAGGCCAGAAAGGGTCCTCCGCCATGCCGCACAAGCGGAACCCCATCCTCTCCGAAAACATCTCGGGGCTCTCGCGGCTGCTTCGCGGCTACTCCGTCACGGCGATGGAGAACATGGCGCTCTGGCACGAGCGGGACATCAGCCACTCCTCCGCGGAACGGGTGATCGCCCCCGACGCCACCATCCTCCTGCACTTCGCCCTCGGTCGATTCCGCGGGATGATGGAGAAGCTCCTCGTCTATCCCGACCGGATGCGGAAGAACCTCGAGAGCACCCACGGGCTGCTGTACTCGCAGCGCGTGCTCCTCGCCCTGGCGGCGAAGGGGTTCTCGAGGGAGACGGCGTATGAAGTGGTCCAGCGCTCCGCGATGAAGTCATGGAAGACCGGGCGGCCGCTGGCGACGCTTCTCTGGAAGGACAAGGACGTCCGCGCCGCGCTGTCGAAAAAGGAATTCGACGCGCTGTTCGACATCGACTACTACCTCAAGAACATCGACGGGATCATCGACCGGGTCTTCGCCCGAAAGGGAAGGAAGGCGTGA
- the purF gene encoding amidophosphoribosyltransferase: MSDGWHDECGVFGIHGHPEASNMAYLGLYALQHRGQESAGIACTDGDRIIFHKEMGLVADIFSEEILSRLPGHMAIGHVRYSTTGSSELKNAQPLVVDFESGSIAVAHNGNLVNAQELKRELEVSGSIFQSSMDTEVIVHLIARSRKERIEDRIVDALNQVRGAYSLLFMTRDKLIGVRDPHGIRPLALGKMKGEGGGTVITSESCALDLIEAEYLREVEPGEMVVVDARGTHSHRPFLPAVERFCIFEHIYFARPDSIMGGTCIYEVRKALGRQLAKECPAGADVVIPVPDSGVPAALGFSEASGIPFEMGLIRNHYVGRTFIEPQQSIRHFGVKIKLNAVRGVVSGKRVVVVDDSIVRGTTGRKIIKMIRSAGAKEVHFRISSPPTCYPCFYGIDTPLRRDLIAATHTREETNIYLTSDSLGYLSMEGLHACVPNGKTTYCDACFSGNYSVPLETEEPGEQLPLFRGSVRV; this comes from the coding sequence ATGTCCGACGGCTGGCACGACGAGTGCGGCGTCTTCGGGATCCACGGGCATCCCGAGGCGTCCAACATGGCGTACCTCGGTCTCTACGCGCTGCAGCACCGGGGCCAGGAGAGCGCGGGGATCGCCTGCACCGACGGGGACCGGATCATCTTCCACAAGGAGATGGGGCTGGTCGCCGACATCTTCTCCGAGGAGATCCTTTCCCGGCTCCCGGGCCACATGGCGATCGGCCACGTCCGGTACTCCACGACGGGCAGCTCGGAGCTGAAGAACGCCCAGCCGCTGGTGGTCGACTTCGAGTCCGGCTCCATCGCCGTAGCCCACAACGGCAATCTCGTGAATGCCCAGGAACTCAAGCGGGAGCTCGAGGTCTCCGGCTCCATCTTCCAGTCCTCGATGGACACCGAGGTCATCGTCCACCTCATCGCCCGCTCCCGGAAGGAGCGGATCGAGGATCGCATCGTCGACGCGCTGAACCAGGTCCGCGGCGCGTATTCCCTTCTCTTCATGACGCGGGACAAGCTGATCGGGGTGCGCGACCCCCACGGGATCCGGCCGCTGGCCCTCGGGAAGATGAAGGGCGAGGGCGGGGGGACGGTCATCACCTCGGAGTCGTGCGCGCTCGACCTGATCGAGGCGGAATACCTGCGCGAGGTGGAACCGGGCGAGATGGTCGTGGTCGACGCCCGGGGGACGCACTCCCACCGGCCGTTCCTTCCGGCGGTCGAGCGGTTCTGCATCTTCGAACACATCTACTTCGCCCGTCCGGACTCGATCATGGGCGGAACCTGCATCTACGAAGTGCGGAAGGCTCTCGGACGGCAGTTGGCGAAAGAGTGCCCGGCGGGCGCCGATGTCGTCATCCCCGTGCCCGACTCGGGCGTCCCCGCGGCGCTGGGATTCTCCGAGGCGTCCGGCATCCCCTTCGAGATGGGCCTCATCCGGAACCATTACGTGGGGCGCACCTTCATCGAGCCGCAGCAGTCGATCCGCCATTTCGGGGTAAAGATCAAGCTGAACGCCGTGCGAGGAGTCGTCTCGGGGAAACGGGTCGTGGTGGTGGACGACTCCATCGTCCGGGGGACGACCGGGCGCAAGATCATCAAGATGATACGGTCGGCCGGTGCGAAAGAGGTCCACTTCCGCATCAGCTCTCCCCCGACGTGCTACCCGTGCTTCTACGGGATCGACACGCCGCTGCGGCGGGACCTGATCGCGGCGACCCACACGAGGGAGGAGACGAATATCTACCTCACCTCCGACAGCCTTGGATATCTCAGCATGGAGGGCCTCCACGCCTGCGTGCCGAACGGGAAGACGACCTACTGCGACGCCTGCTTCTCCGGGAACTACTCGGTTCCGCTCGAGACGGAGGAGCCGGGGGAGCAACTGCCCCTGTTTCGCGGCTCGGTCCGGGTCTGA
- the truB gene encoding tRNA pseudouridine(55) synthase TruB → MTAGVLVLDKPRGITSFDAVQAVGRILGERKCGHAGTLDPMATGVLPVCVGAATKIAGYLTEEEKEYEAEFAFGVATDTGDATGKTVEERPGAAAAEGAVAEALAALVGTFEQVPPAYSAVKVGGVRSYTLARKGMEVPLAARRVTVREARLLSIGPDRFRAFLAVSKGFYVRSLPRDLGARLGVPLTVSGLRRTRVGAFRVEQAVTLDALGERARGSDAASLLLPIVDALGRMPHWEVPEEAVSRVRNGRLSGPWLVERAATERGDLALLVTSRREPLAIVGRDPAGLWKIVRGI, encoded by the coding sequence GTGACGGCGGGGGTCCTGGTCCTCGACAAGCCCCGGGGGATCACCTCCTTCGACGCGGTCCAGGCCGTGGGGCGGATCCTCGGGGAGCGGAAGTGCGGCCACGCCGGCACCCTCGACCCGATGGCCACCGGCGTCCTCCCGGTGTGCGTCGGAGCCGCGACGAAGATCGCGGGCTACCTTACGGAAGAAGAGAAGGAGTACGAGGCGGAGTTCGCATTCGGGGTCGCCACGGACACCGGCGACGCCACGGGGAAGACCGTGGAGGAGCGCCCCGGGGCGGCGGCCGCGGAAGGCGCCGTGGCGGAGGCGCTGGCGGCCCTGGTGGGGACCTTCGAGCAGGTCCCCCCGGCGTACTCCGCGGTCAAGGTGGGCGGCGTCCGCTCCTACACGCTCGCGCGGAAGGGGATGGAGGTACCCCTCGCCGCGCGCCGGGTCACGGTGCGCGAGGCGAGGCTCCTCTCCATCGGGCCGGATCGGTTCCGGGCGTTCCTCGCCGTGTCGAAGGGGTTCTACGTCCGGTCGCTGCCGCGCGACCTGGGCGCGCGCCTCGGGGTTCCGTTGACGGTCTCGGGGCTGCGGCGCACCCGGGTGGGGGCGTTCCGCGTGGAGCAGGCGGTGACGCTGGACGCGCTGGGCGAACGGGCACGGGGTTCCGACGCGGCCTCCCTGCTCCTCCCGATCGTCGACGCGCTCGGGCGGATGCCGCACTGGGAGGTGCCCGAGGAGGCGGTCTCCCGGGTGCGCAACGGACGTCTCTCGGGCCCGTGGCTGGTCGAGCGCGCCGCGACGGAGCGGGGGGATCTCGCGCTGCTGGTGACTTCGCGACGGGAGCCGCTGGCGATCGTCGGCAGGGATCCGGCGGGGCTTTGGAAAATCGTTCGGGGCATCTGA
- the dut gene encoding dUTP diphosphatase, producing the protein MRGETGIRVRLLRGSVDSLPAYQTAGSAGMDLKADLDAEIVIPPMGRAKIPTGIALSMPAGVEGQVRPRSGLALRHGVTCLNSPGTIDSDYRGEVCVILANFGEEPFPVRRGDRVAQIVFSPALRAHLEVVPDLEETPRGEGGFGHTGR; encoded by the coding sequence ATGCGCGGGGAAACCGGGATACGGGTGCGGCTGCTGCGCGGTTCGGTCGATTCGCTTCCCGCGTACCAGACGGCCGGTTCGGCCGGGATGGACCTGAAAGCCGACCTTGACGCCGAGATCGTCATCCCGCCGATGGGAAGGGCGAAGATCCCGACGGGGATCGCCCTGTCGATGCCGGCGGGAGTCGAGGGGCAGGTGCGGCCGCGCAGCGGGCTGGCGTTGCGTCACGGCGTGACGTGCCTCAACTCGCCGGGGACGATCGACTCCGACTACCGCGGCGAGGTGTGCGTGATCCTCGCGAACTTCGGGGAGGAGCCGTTCCCCGTCCGGCGCGGGGACCGTGTCGCGCAGATCGTCTTTTCCCCGGCGCTGCGGGCGCACCTCGAGGTGGTGCCGGACCTCGAGGAAACTCCGCGGGGCGAGGGCGGCTTCGGCCACACGGGAAGATAA
- the rpsO gene encoding 30S ribosomal protein S15: MSLVTEKKSDIIGKFRVHDTDTGSPEVQVALLTERINMITDHLKVHSKDFSTRRGLLKLVGQRRRLLDYLKSVESMRYKALLETLGLRK, from the coding sequence ATGAGTCTGGTCACCGAGAAAAAGAGCGACATCATTGGCAAGTTCCGTGTGCACGATACGGACACCGGTTCCCCCGAGGTCCAGGTCGCGCTCCTGACCGAGCGGATCAACATGATCACGGACCACCTCAAGGTGCACTCCAAGGACTTCAGCACGCGGCGGGGCCTGCTCAAGCTGGTCGGGCAACGGCGGCGCCTGCTGGACTACCTGAAGTCGGTGGAATCGATGCGGTACAAGGCCCTTCTGGAGACGCTCGGCCTTCGCAAGTAG
- the pnp gene encoding polyribonucleotide nucleotidyltransferase — protein MSGRNLSIESGRWARQAGGAAVVRYGESVVLVTACLSENPRPGIDFLPLVVDYVEKTSAVGKIPGGFFKREGRLSEFEILTSRMIDRPIRPLFPKGFYNEIQIVATVLSADKENDTGILAMIGASAALSISEIPFTGPIAGARVGRIDGKLVVNPVLPDFERSDLNIFVAGSRDAILMVEGGANEVSEEEVLDAILFAHRSMAPILDLQERMAREIGKEKRVFEKKVLSEEDLRKIASIAEAPFAEAYAIGKKQDRRKRIEDIGDSVRDAFTDDERAEKGALIADALKSLEKKFVRGTILRERKRIDGRGLTDVRPITCEVGVLPRTHGSAVFTRGETQALVMATLGTSQDEQRIDSIMGDTTKSFMLHYNFPPFSVGEVKMLRGPGRREVGHGALAERAVSKVLPKNVDFPYTVRVVSEVLESNGSSSMATVCGASLALMDAGVPTSGAVSGIAMGLIKEGDDVAVLSDILGDEDHLGDMDFKVAGTQNGVTAIQMDIKIGGVSREIMLSALQQAREGRLHILGKMNAALDTHRPDLSPYAPRIYVMMVKTDKIREIIGPGGKIIRGIQEQTGVKIDIDDDGTVKIAAVNADSARAAISIIEGITQSAEVGKVYEGRVRKIMDFGAFVEIFPGTDGLLHVSQISKHRVNVADCFKEGDDVTVRVLEVDRDGKIRLSHKEFEEEGRFPEASGPPPGQDRDREKGDAGRDRGRDGGRGGRGRR, from the coding sequence GTGTCCGGACGGAACCTGTCCATCGAATCGGGCCGTTGGGCCCGCCAGGCCGGTGGCGCGGCGGTCGTCCGCTACGGGGAATCGGTGGTGCTGGTCACCGCCTGCCTCTCCGAGAACCCCCGCCCGGGCATAGACTTCCTCCCGCTGGTCGTCGACTACGTCGAGAAGACCTCCGCGGTCGGCAAGATCCCCGGCGGCTTCTTCAAGCGCGAGGGAAGGCTCTCCGAGTTCGAGATCCTCACCTCCCGGATGATCGACCGGCCCATCCGTCCCCTCTTCCCGAAAGGGTTCTACAACGAGATCCAGATCGTCGCCACCGTTCTCTCCGCCGACAAGGAAAACGACACCGGCATCCTGGCCATGATCGGCGCCTCGGCCGCGCTCTCGATCTCCGAGATCCCCTTCACCGGGCCGATCGCCGGGGCGCGGGTCGGCCGCATCGACGGGAAGCTGGTGGTCAACCCCGTCCTCCCCGACTTCGAGCGGAGCGACCTGAACATCTTCGTCGCCGGAAGCCGCGACGCGATCCTGATGGTCGAGGGGGGGGCGAACGAGGTGTCCGAGGAGGAGGTGCTCGACGCGATCCTCTTCGCCCACCGGTCGATGGCTCCGATCCTCGATCTCCAGGAACGGATGGCCCGGGAGATCGGCAAGGAGAAGCGCGTCTTCGAGAAGAAGGTCCTTTCGGAGGAAGACCTGCGGAAGATCGCGTCGATCGCCGAGGCTCCCTTCGCGGAGGCGTACGCCATCGGGAAAAAGCAGGACCGGCGCAAGCGGATCGAGGACATCGGCGATTCGGTTCGCGACGCCTTTACCGACGATGAGCGCGCGGAGAAGGGGGCGTTGATCGCCGACGCCTTGAAAAGCCTGGAAAAGAAGTTCGTCCGCGGGACGATCCTCCGCGAGAGGAAGCGGATCGACGGACGGGGATTGACGGACGTCCGCCCCATCACCTGCGAGGTGGGGGTCCTCCCCCGCACGCACGGCTCCGCCGTCTTCACCCGGGGCGAGACGCAGGCCCTGGTCATGGCCACCCTCGGGACGTCGCAGGACGAGCAGCGGATCGACTCGATCATGGGGGACACCACCAAGTCGTTCATGCTTCATTACAACTTTCCGCCCTTCAGCGTCGGCGAGGTCAAGATGCTCCGCGGTCCCGGCCGCCGGGAGGTCGGGCACGGGGCGCTCGCCGAGCGCGCGGTGTCGAAGGTGCTGCCGAAGAACGTCGACTTCCCCTACACGGTGCGCGTCGTTTCCGAGGTCCTCGAGTCCAACGGGTCCTCCTCCATGGCCACCGTGTGCGGGGCGTCCCTCGCGCTGATGGACGCCGGGGTCCCGACCTCCGGGGCGGTCTCCGGCATCGCGATGGGGCTCATCAAGGAGGGGGACGACGTCGCGGTCCTCTCCGACATCCTCGGGGACGAGGATCACCTGGGCGACATGGACTTCAAGGTGGCGGGGACGCAGAACGGGGTTACCGCCATCCAGATGGACATAAAGATCGGCGGCGTCAGCCGCGAAATCATGCTCTCCGCGCTCCAGCAGGCCCGCGAGGGCCGGCTCCACATCCTGGGGAAGATGAACGCCGCCCTCGACACGCACCGCCCCGACCTCTCACCGTACGCCCCGCGGATCTACGTGATGATGGTGAAGACCGACAAGATCCGGGAGATCATCGGCCCGGGAGGAAAGATCATCCGCGGGATCCAGGAGCAGACGGGCGTGAAGATCGACATCGACGACGACGGCACCGTGAAGATCGCCGCGGTGAACGCCGACTCGGCGCGGGCGGCCATCTCCATCATCGAGGGGATCACGCAGAGCGCCGAGGTGGGGAAGGTCTACGAGGGCAGGGTGCGCAAGATCATGGACTTCGGCGCCTTCGTGGAAATCTTCCCGGGCACCGACGGCCTGCTGCACGTTTCCCAGATCTCGAAGCACCGGGTCAACGTCGCCGACTGCTTCAAGGAGGGGGACGACGTCACCGTCCGCGTGCTCGAGGTGGACCGGGACGGGAAGATCCGTCTCTCCCACAAGGAGTTCGAGGAGGAGGGAAGGTTCCCCGAGGCCTCGGGCCCGCCGCCGGGACAGGACCGGGACAGGGAAAAGGGCGACGCCGGCCGGGATCGCGGGCGGGACGGCGGCCGCGGGGGAAGGGGACGCCGTTAG
- the pyrE gene encoding orotate phosphoribosyltransferase: protein MTDDRRRFLALLKEKSYERRKVVLSSGRESDFYIDCKQSTLDAEGAVLTGRLFCAMLERGERPEAVGGITLGADPIVTAVSLTSALRGWPVPAFIIRKEPKKHGTEQWIEGTKNLRPGMRVAILEDVVTTGASTMRAIERATGSGLVVARVLCLVDRNEGGAEAVAASGYRVEPMFLREDVEHA from the coding sequence ATGACCGACGACCGGAGGCGATTCCTGGCACTCCTGAAGGAGAAAAGCTACGAGCGCCGCAAGGTCGTGCTCTCCTCGGGACGGGAATCCGATTTCTACATCGACTGCAAGCAGAGCACGCTCGACGCCGAGGGTGCGGTCCTCACGGGGAGGCTTTTCTGCGCGATGCTGGAGCGGGGGGAGCGTCCGGAGGCGGTGGGGGGGATCACCCTCGGGGCGGATCCGATCGTGACCGCCGTGTCCCTCACCAGCGCCCTCCGGGGATGGCCGGTGCCGGCGTTCATCATCCGCAAGGAGCCCAAGAAGCACGGGACGGAGCAGTGGATCGAGGGGACGAAGAATCTTCGTCCCGGGATGCGCGTGGCGATCCTGGAGGACGTGGTGACCACCGGCGCTTCGACGATGCGGGCGATCGAGCGTGCTACGGGATCGGGACTGGTCGTGGCGCGGGTCCTTTGCCTCGTCGACCGGAACGAGGGCGGCGCCGAGGCGGTGGCGGCGTCCGGATACCGCGTCGAGCCGATGTTCCTGCGGGAGGACGTGGAACATGCCTGA
- the rbfA gene encoding 30S ribosome-binding factor RbfA encodes MKGRGDRPARVGERIREELSLLLLRKVNDPGLAPVTVTEVSVTPDLRIAHVNYSALVAPEDRPAVAKALRRSSGFLRRELGHILGLRYAPELQFHYDDSFDRGARIDAILREIPEGKEGPDEG; translated from the coding sequence ATGAAAGGTCGCGGAGACCGCCCCGCGCGCGTCGGCGAGAGGATCCGGGAGGAACTCTCCCTCCTCCTCCTGAGGAAGGTGAACGACCCCGGGCTGGCGCCGGTCACCGTCACCGAGGTTTCCGTCACGCCGGACCTTCGGATCGCCCACGTGAACTACTCCGCTCTCGTCGCACCTGAGGACCGCCCGGCCGTGGCCAAGGCGCTCCGCCGGTCCTCCGGTTTCCTGCGGCGGGAGCTGGGACACATCCTCGGCCTGCGGTACGCCCCCGAACTCCAATTCCACTACGACGACTCGTTCGACCGCGGCGCCCGGATCGACGCGATCCTCCGCGAAATACCGGAGGGGAAGGAGGGTCCGGATGAGGGGTGA
- a CDS encoding pitrilysin family protein, which translates to MTVARTRLDNGVAIVTEQVPWLRSATVGIWVPVGSRAETPADSGVAHFIEHMLFKGTPLRKAVDISRAIESVGGTMNAYTSREYTYFFAKSMEKDFPLLVDLLTDIYRNSLFDETELDREKGVILQEILMVDDTPEEYLHDYFSASYWGGHPLGYPVQGTAESVGRFDRALLKGYFDDRFRRAGIVVTAVGNLPHAAVAEAFDRALSSLPLGEPLIPVPPTPPVRGTFLKRRPLEQVHLCIGAPGVSRRSERVYAMDVLNAILGGSSSSRLFQQVREERGLAYSVGSSLSAYADAGIVDIYAGTGREHASEVLSVAGDVVDALQRGGVTDDEVTFGKELIKGNTLLSLESTGYRMSCLAMNEMFLSRLEPPEAILDRVDAVTPEEVRTLASEALRRDRFTLAAVGDLPDTGLSF; encoded by the coding sequence ATGACGGTCGCCCGTACCCGCCTCGACAACGGCGTCGCCATCGTCACCGAGCAGGTCCCCTGGCTGCGGTCCGCCACCGTGGGGATCTGGGTGCCGGTGGGATCGCGCGCGGAAACGCCCGCCGACAGCGGCGTAGCGCATTTCATCGAGCACATGCTCTTCAAGGGAACGCCTCTCCGGAAGGCCGTGGACATCTCGCGGGCCATCGAATCGGTGGGCGGTACGATGAACGCATATACCTCCAGGGAGTACACGTACTTCTTCGCCAAGTCCATGGAGAAGGATTTCCCCCTTCTCGTGGACCTTCTCACCGACATCTACCGGAACTCCCTCTTCGACGAGACGGAACTGGACCGCGAAAAGGGCGTCATCCTCCAGGAGATCCTCATGGTGGACGACACGCCCGAGGAGTATCTCCACGACTATTTCAGCGCCTCGTACTGGGGGGGGCACCCGTTGGGATATCCCGTGCAGGGAACCGCGGAGAGCGTGGGGCGGTTCGACCGGGCCCTGCTCAAGGGATATTTCGACGACCGGTTCCGGCGGGCGGGGATCGTGGTCACGGCGGTCGGAAACCTGCCGCATGCCGCGGTGGCGGAGGCGTTCGATCGCGCCCTCTCCTCGCTCCCGCTCGGGGAGCCGCTCATTCCCGTTCCCCCCACCCCGCCGGTGCGGGGGACGTTCCTCAAGCGAAGGCCCCTCGAACAGGTGCACCTGTGCATCGGCGCGCCCGGCGTTTCGCGGCGGAGCGAACGGGTGTACGCGATGGACGTCCTGAACGCCATCCTGGGGGGAAGTTCCAGCAGCCGCCTCTTCCAGCAGGTCCGCGAGGAGCGGGGGCTTGCGTACTCCGTCGGGTCCTCCCTGTCCGCCTATGCGGACGCGGGGATCGTCGACATCTACGCGGGCACGGGGCGGGAGCATGCCTCGGAGGTGCTCTCCGTCGCGGGCGACGTGGTGGATGCCCTCCAGCGGGGCGGGGTCACCGACGATGAAGTCACGTTCGGCAAGGAGCTCATCAAGGGGAACACCCTGCTTTCCCTGGAAAGCACGGGATACCGGATGTCGTGCCTCGCGATGAACGAGATGTTCCTCTCCCGCCTGGAGCCTCCGGAGGCGATCCTCGACCGCGTGGACGCGGTGACCCCGGAGGAGGTGCGCACGCTCGCGTCGGAGGCGCTCCGCAGGGACCGGTTTACGCTTGCGGCCGTGGGCGACCTGCCCGACACGGGTCTTTCCTTCTAG